A window from Hevea brasiliensis isolate MT/VB/25A 57/8 unplaced genomic scaffold, ASM3005281v1 Scaf32, whole genome shotgun sequence encodes these proteins:
- the LOC110637983 gene encoding ankyrin repeat-containing protein ITN1, with protein sequence MLSSQEPNDEENGQGSHKLEPNHGKIKRNQVPKSIKVLKLRHAQVLQLLKVIFKEIATLSEEQLKNIGLNQVIYDAIKRGSFEFINELITCNPVIIWRGDKKGRTLFAHAITLRQEKIFNLIYRFGSRRRILIMLDVFNNNYLHLAAKLSPSFQLDQVPGAALQMQWELQWFKHLDVSVVAFTNRPVQKALLDPSYAWPERGIESMLPPKFGERLNENFLTPSALFTKEHKELVKEGERWMKNNTASCMVVAALIATVMFTTAFTVPGGNDQTGFPIFLGYDAFLVFIVSNALSLFSSSTSVLIFLGILTARFAEDDFLKSLPNKLILGLFTLFFSVVTMMIAFGSTIFILLQKRLSWIAIPITVLSIIPIFFFVVYQFPVLIRMVIHTHKSSFFDKPNES encoded by the exons ATGTTGTCTTCTCAAGAGCCTAATGATGAGGAGAATGGTCAAGGTTCTCATAAACTAGAACCAAATCAtgggaaaatcaaaagaaatcaaG TACCTAAAAGCATCAAAGTTTTAAAGTTGAGACATgctcaagtcttgcaactcctcaaAGTCATTTTCAAGGAGATTGCAACGCTAAGCGAGGAACAACTCAAGAATATTGGGTTGAATCAAGTAATCTATGATGCAATCAAGCGTGGTTCATTTGAGTTTATTAACGAGTTGATCACATGCAATCCAGTAATTATATGGAGAGGTGATAAAAAAGGAAGAACACTATTCGCACATGCAATCACACTTCGTCAAGAAAAAATCTTCAACCTAATCTATAGATTTGGTTCAAGGAGACGTATTTTGATTATGCTCGATGTGTTTAACAACAATTATTTACATTTGGCTGCCAAGTTGTCTCCTTCCTTTCAACTTGATCAAGTCCCAGGTGCAGCTCTGCAAATGCAATGGGAATTACAATGGTTTAAG CATCTAGATGTATCAGTCGTAGCATTCACAAATAGACCTGTTCAAAAGGCTTTATTGGATCCAAGTTATGCTTGGCCTGAAAGG GGAATAGAGAGCATGTTaccaccaaaatttggagaaagacTAAATGAAAATTTCCTCACACCCAGTGCTTTATTCACCAAGGAACATAAAGAATTGGTAAAAGAAGGTGAGAGATGGATGAAGAACAACACAGCATCATGTATGGTTGTGGCTGCTCTCATTGCCACTGTCATGTTTACAACAGCATTTACAGTTCCAGGAGGCAATGACCAAACAGGGTTTCCCATTTTCTTAGGCTATGATGCATTCTTGGTATTTATAGTTTCAAATGCATTATCACTCTTCTCTTCCAGTACTTCTGTGCTAATATTCCTTGGAATTCTCACAGCACGTTTTGCAGAAGATGATTTCCTCAAGTCCTTGCCTAACAAATTGATTCTTGGTCTTTTCACTCTTTTCTTCTCTGTGGTTACCATGATGATAGCCTTTGGTTCCACCATTTTTATTCTTCTCCAGAAACGACTTTCTTGGATTGCTATTCCTATCACTGTTCTTTCCATAATCCCTATTTTTTTCTTCGTAGTCTACCAATTTCCTGTCCTGATTCGAATGGTCATTCACACACACAAAAGTTCGTTCTTTGACAAGCCAAATGAATCTTAA